The Deltaproteobacteria bacterium genome includes a region encoding these proteins:
- a CDS encoding bifunctional nuclease family protein, producing the protein MKRWLLIIPVVFLATGILSETRLPDRSPGTVRMKVMKVRVDPLEGESMVILEDMDQRKVIPIWIGANEARAIYLEINGVVPPRPMTHDLIENILESLHVRLHHVLIHDVRQNIIYARLILKLEGREVSVDSRPSDAIALAVRVKAPILVTDEVYRNLSINLKPGSRKNSDLSV; encoded by the coding sequence TTGAAAAGATGGCTATTGATCATCCCGGTTGTGTTTCTTGCCACCGGAATCTTGTCCGAGACAAGACTTCCGGACCGGAGCCCCGGCACCGTCAGGATGAAAGTCATGAAGGTCAGAGTCGATCCGCTTGAGGGGGAATCCATGGTGATCCTGGAGGATATGGACCAAAGGAAGGTTATCCCCATCTGGATCGGTGCCAACGAGGCCAGGGCCATATATCTCGAAATCAACGGCGTCGTGCCGCCCCGCCCCATGACCCACGACCTGATCGAGAACATCCTGGAGAGCCTCCATGTGCGGCTCCACCATGTCCTCATTCACGACGTGCGGCAAAACATCATCTATGCAAGGCTCATCCTGAAGCTCGAGGGCAGGGAGGTCTCCGTCGACTCCCGGCCCAGCGACGCCATAGCCCTTGCTGTCAGGGTGAAAGCCCCCATCCTGGTTACCGACGAAGTCTACCGGAATCTTTCCATCAACTTGAAGCCGGGCTCCCGTAAGAACTCAGACCTGAGCGTGTAG